The DNA segment GACAGCAGTTCGGTCGGCGTCGCGGCGCCTGGCACCACCGGGATGTCGGCAGCGGCGAGCGCATCGGCGAGTGCCGGCGGGGTACCAGGCGTCACGAGGAAGTCCGCGCCCGCATCGATGGATTGCGTGATCTGTTCGGTCCTCAGCACGGTGCCCGCGCCGATCACGATGTCCGGCAGTTCCTTCTTCAGCATCGCCAGCGCCTCCATCGCCACCGGCGTGCGCAGCGTCAGCTCGATTGCCGGCAGCCCGCCTTTCAACAGGGCTTCGGAGACGCGACGCGCCTCGTCCAGCGTGTGCACGGTGACGACCGGCAGGATGCCGGCGGCGCGGAGGAGGGATTCGGCTTTCTGCTGGCGGGCTTCGATAGTCATGCGGAGAGAGTCGGGAAGAAGGAGGGCTCAGGCGTCTTTGGCTTCGTGCGGTGCGTCGGCGGCATGCGCAGCATCGCCCAGCTCGTACTCCGCATCGTATTCCCACGTGCCGTCATGGAAGGGCAGGCCGCAGGATACCGACATGCCGCCGCGGTCCGCCGGCGTCACCACGTCGCGATTGATCGCGAACAGGTTGCGGCCCAGGTCGAGCGCGGCCGGCGAGGTGTTGGGCGCGATCTCGCGCGATGCCCATTCGGTGGCGTCGACGAGCGCTTCGAGCGTGCCGGCTTCGGCATCGAGGCGGAGGATGTCGCCTTCGCGCAGCTTCGCGAGCGGGCCGCCGCGGGCGGCTTCCGGCGTCAGGTGGATGGCGGCGGGAATCTTGCCCGACGCGCCTGAGAGGCGACCATCGGTGACCAGC comes from the Pseudoxanthomonas sp. YR558 genome and includes:
- a CDS encoding bifunctional 4-hydroxy-2-oxoglutarate aldolase/2-dehydro-3-deoxy-phosphogluconate aldolase, whose translation is MTIEARQQKAESLLRAAGILPVVTVHTLDEARRVSEALLKGGLPAIELTLRTPVAMEALAMLKKELPDIVIGAGTVLRTEQITQSIDAGADFLVTPGTPPALADALAAADIPVVPGAATPTELLSLMGRGFRVCKLFPATAVGGLAMLKGLAGPLSELKICPTGGITEDTAADYLSQPNVVCIGGSWMVPKGWLDNGEWDKVTASSAKAAAIVKGVRD